The following are encoded together in the Vigna angularis cultivar LongXiaoDou No.4 chromosome 9, ASM1680809v1, whole genome shotgun sequence genome:
- the LOC108320571 gene encoding uncharacterized protein LOC108320571 encodes MSKLYDQWVSMAIADDTLVAHQLLLLRCHHLSPVNPWTCRQRRTTRLPVAADRASPTTPLTWIAATSLDGFEGSTRPIAPMRSSEPKTSDKTATFADETKSSSSKKKRTLAHLRRLEQEKKDEGKNLRDELEATYLKYDRRIAEGERLKKTKKELWSRKQDHIVENESPASDDGKSGGQQPRIFLPDLNEAPVESWKVYEGRKKRMAKGDGEGAERLKAAGTTDRSHEGGAAGNNRSHEVGAARTDRSHVGGAAGNDRSHTGGATGNERSNEV; translated from the exons ATGTCCAAGCTCTACGACCAGTGGGTTTCCATGGCCATCGCCGACGACACCCTCGTCGCACACCAGCTCCTTCTTCTCCGGTGCCACCATCTCTCACCCGTCAATCCCTGGACCTGCCGTCAGCGCCGAACCACCAGGCTCCCCGTCGCCGCCGACCGTGCCAGTCCCACCACCCCCCTCACCTGGATCGCCGCCACCTCCCTTGACGGTTTCGAGGGTTCCACTCGCCCAATCGCACCAATGCGATCCTCAGAGCCTAAG ACTTCGGATAAAACTGCAACTTTCGCTGATGAGACTAAAAGTTCTTCctcaaagaagaaaaga ACTCTCGCTCACCTACGAAGGCTGGAACAAGAGAAGAAAGACGAAGGGAAGAATTTAAGAGAC GAACTAGAAGCCACATATCTCAAATATGATAGAAGAATAGCAGAAGGCGAAAGGTTAAAGAAAACAAAG AAGGAGTTGTGGTCTCGGAAACAAGATCATATTGTTGAGAACGAATCACCTGCTTCCGACGACGGAAAGAGCGGTGGCCAGCAACCTCGAATATTCTTACCCGATCTGAATGAAGCTCCGGTGGA GAGCTGGAAAGTTTATGAGGGAAGAAAGAAACGAATGGCTAAGGGCGACGGGGAAGGAGCCGAACGGTTAAAAGCAGCAGGGACGACCGATCGGTCACATGAAGGGGGAGCAGCAGGGAACAATCGGTCACATGAAGTGGGAGCAGCAAGGACCGATCGGTCACATGTAGGGGGAGCAGCAGGGAACGATCGGTCACATACAGGAGGAGCAACAGGGAACGAGCGGTCAAATGAAGTGTGA
- the LOC108320438 gene encoding ethylene-responsive transcription factor ERF084 — translation MNDEIYLHAPTTATATAANVLLPKPETVSSHETGLEGIAAVVGEHVLFGTSSTLHVPETPKKTAGVSVNKSYRGVRKRPWGRWSAEIRDRIGRCRHWLGTFDTAEEAARAYDAAARRLRGAKARTNFKIPSVLPLSPSSEGGVVKPKAARNNARKCSSVEQLFSGVPQVRRNDGGGENLNVDVNLKLDVRNSRMVI, via the coding sequence ATGAACGACGAAATCTACTTACACGCGCCAACCACCGCCACCGCCACCGCCGCTAACGTTTTGCTTCCGAAACCCGAAACGGTGTCGTCGCACGAAACGGGGCTCGAAGGGATTGCCGCGGTTGTTGGAGAACACGTCCTATTCGGAACGTCGTCGACGTTGCATGTTCCAGAGACGCCGAAGAAAACGGCTGGGGTGTCGGTGAACAAGAGTTACCGAGGAGTGAGGAAGAGACCGTGGGGGAGGTGGTCGGCGGAGATACGCGACCGGATCGGGCGGTGCCGCCACTGGCTGGGGACGTTCGACACGGCGGAGGAAGCGGCGCGTGCGTACGACGCGGCGGCGAGAAGACTTAGAGGCGCGAAGGCGAGGACCAACTTCAAGATACCCTCGGTGCTGCCTCTTTCTCCATCGTCGGAAGGTGGTGTTGTGAAGCCGAAAGCTGCCCGGAATAACGCCAGGAAGTGTTCCTCTGTGGAACAATTGTTCAGCGGTGTACCTCAAGTTCGAAGAAACGATGGCGGTGGCGAGAATCTGAACGTAGACGTGAATTTGAAGCTGGATGTGAGGAACAGTAGAATGGTTATTTAG
- the LOC108320439 gene encoding transcription factor bHLH18 produces MGEPCQKYWFSDMDIQDFDFFNQSHNKIESLDDEDQIFQEIMHRPAFSSDSETHSPKVQSKSTYGGSDYTALTSSKSSNLVMKTNSSNNFLFSSQLAPEKPATAISPTAYILSFNDSTVVAATCQTYDGKQPYQEDAVAGSGGACLPSKGVSEKHEIEPKTNSATRKGRSSAETLDHIMTERKRRRELTERFIALSATIPGLKKIDKATILCEAITYVKRLKERVRELEEQCKRTRVESVSFVHQRSNIISTDKGTTSGATKSDECYKTNEALPTVEARVFKKDVLIRIHCKIQHGILIKILDYLNNLDLSTTSNSVMPFGSSTLDISIVAQMGEKFNATMNDLVKNLRLVLLQSSEVQK; encoded by the exons ATGGGGGAGCCATGCCAAAAATATTGGTTCTCTGATATG GATATACAAGATTTTGATTTCTTTAACCAAAGCCACAACAAGATTGAGTCACTGGATGATGAGGATCAGATCTTTCAGGAGATCATGCATCGACCAGCTTTCTCTTCTGACAGTGAAACTCACTCTCCCAAAGTTCAAAGCAAATCAACCTACGGTGGCAGTGATTACACAGCCCTCACAAGCAGCAAGAGCAGCAACCTTGTGATGAAGACCAACAGCTCCAATAATTTCCTCTTCTCATCACAACTTGCACCAGAGAAACCTGCCACTGCCATTTCTCCAACTGCGTACATTCTATCTTTCAATGACTCCACCGTAGTTGCGGCTACCTGCCAAACCTACGATGGAAAACAGCCGTACCAAGAGGATGCAGTTGCAGGGAGTGGTGGCGCGTGTCTTCCCTCAAAAGGGGTCTCAGAAAAACATGAAATTGAACCTAAGACCAACTCAGCAACAAGAAAAGGTAGAAGTTCTGCAGAGACACTAGACCATATAATGACTGAGAGAAAAAGGAGACGGGAACTGACAGAGAGATTCATTGCACTTTCAGCCACCATACCTGGTTTGAAGAAG ATTGACAAGGCCACCATACTTTGCGAAGCAATCACTTATGTGAAACGACTTAAAGAACGTGTAAGAGAGCTAGAAGAACAATGTAAGAGGACAAGGGTAGAGTCAGTGTCATTTGTTCATCAGAGATCCAACATTATTTCTACTGATAAAGGCACAACCTCAGGTGCAACGAAATCTGATGAATGCTATAAAACCAATGAAGCACTCCCTACAGTGGAAGCAAGAGTGTTTAAAAAGGATGTACTGATCCGGATTCACTGCAAGATACAACATGgcattttgataaaaattttgGATTATCTTAATAATCTTGATCTCTCCACAACCAGCAACAGTGTAATGCCATTTGGAAGTTCCACTCTTGACATCAGCATTGTTGCTCAG ATGGGTGAAAAATTCAACGCAACAATGAATGATCTAGTGAAAAACCTGAGACTGGTTCTGTTGCAGTCATCTGAAGTTCAAAAATGA